GAATGGCTCTCTCGCCAAAGAACAGATTTCTATCACTGAGAAACTGAATGACTGGTAGAACATTCTAATTATTGTTTATAGAgagttggtgactatgttgaaaaatagtgttgtgtatttGTGTCACTTGAAAGTGTagtgcaacattcaataaaagttacttggcctaccataataatgtgtaatGTACTTTTGGGAAGTCCCCTTGTATAATGCGTTTCACTTTGtaatgtaagaaaagggcaaggAGGAAAAGATGCTTTGATTTAACAATAAGATGGAAGGTAATCCAGCGTGGCTTTTTCAAATCAATTATCCTCATATTTGCTTCAAGCAATTTAGGGAATCATAATATAACACTTGTGTACTTAGCATATTTACTTGTCAAAACCATGAGTAAATTTTTCATGTCTGTTGTTCTTATAGATACTTAAAGAATAAAGcagatatttttcaatatttttatgtgtAGGAGTTAAAATGTAACTCAATTTTTGTACCTGATACTGTCCATTAGTCTAaatgtgcaattttttttctttctttttttagctGAGCCACAATTTCTTTCTGGAAAGGAACATGTGACAACCAAAGCAGCGGAGCAGTTACCACCAATCTGGTGCTATCAGTGTGAATCCATGGAGCCTACAGGCCCTTGTGTCAACCTTTCAATTAATGCATCCCATGACTTGGGTACAAAATGTCCGAAAGAACGTCGAATGTGCATGGtgagatttttttctgtgtttgtatAGCATGTGTAATGTTCAAATTGTTTATGGAGAAATTGCAACAGTGTTCAATGCTGCTTGTAGAAATTGTTAAAAACTATCACACACATCATCAACTGTTTGTTTTGTGTGCAAAGGCACCTATACGAAAGTTTATGGGGATGTGGAGCCCTAGACCTGGGTgtgtggagtatttttaatattttggaagatgaatgctGACTTGTGAGTAGCCATAAGAAAGTTCCAGTTAAAAACCTAGGCAATACTGATGTTTAAATCattttctggaaagaaaaacatccaACTATACTATATTTTTTCCTCTTCCTGAAATTGGGGGTTGTTTGTGTATTAGTGAAACAGGCACAGTGAAATAGCATTCCTattgattgtgcctgtctgtgactcagttccttctctatgtggtgaatagcaatctgcTATTAAAGAAAACTTTTAGTgagtccccttctccccccccccaccccaccccttccctCCTTCAATGTGCCACTGCCTTGTCATATAAACACTATGTTTCCTAATTATTACTTCAGTGATGATTGTgaaaattcttgtacatgttcAGCATATAAGTTCTCATAGAAGCACAAGTCCTATTGATTTTTGACTTCTGCTCTCATGCTTTCTTTGAGTACCTTCCCTCAAttttgatatttctttgtaatttatCATTCTGTCCTTTCCGTTCCTGCATCTACCTCTTTGTTATATGTTCCTATATGTGTCATCTGCTCCTTGATTTATTTTATTCTAATCCTCATCCCATAAATTGCTCTGTAATTTGAATCCTTGCTGGCATGAGTAGTTATGTCATTCCACCTGATGTGGTCtaatttcagaaaagagttcccaCATGAGCATAACAGATTTTGCTGAACTTTTGTGTAAACATTTGTACATATTCCCAATGAACGTTGGCAAAGTTTTACTTTTGccaatttaatatttatttatttatttatttatttatttatttgtccatataaatctctttttaagtacatatattgtacacaggatattggacagagaTGTAGCCAGTTTCTTGACCCCATATCGCAGTTATCAACAGTGAACCCTTGAGTTTTCAACAATTTTTAGACATAATATCTCCAgcaatattttttgaaagaaacaAACCGAGGCCATCTTGTACAACATTTTGTGCACTCTTAAgtgaaataataagaataataaaagaTTTCTTGACCAATTTGCTTATGAATAATTTGAAACAAATGCATTCGAAAAAATATATATGCTCGAAAAAAATGTGAAGTTTAGCATTTTACATATACAGAAGTAATTGTGGGATCCACCTGAAACTTTGCACATAATAACTTACCAACACAAGGTCGTagaatataaaaattatttctcctattgctttccagtAGCTTACAAATTGAGGGCAAATTTGAAGATTTTTCTAAACACCAAAAAAAATGGCAATTTTTGGCCAACTTTTACAAAGAAGAGCGTACTGAAAACTCTTTTAAACCTTATTCATTAGAAAGTCCATGCCCTAACCCATGTAAAAAACTGAATTTGGTTTTGCAGTGAAGCATACGAGACCCTAAaaacaaaaatgtgaaacaaattCAGCCGAGAAACTAGaagcttgaagaaaaaaaaaagttaagtttaGCAGTTTATCCCTGTGAAAGTAACTGCCAGACACGCCTATAACTTTTCACCAATAACGTACCAATACACGGTCTTataatgtaaaattttattctccTACTGCTTTCCAGTTGTTAACAGATTcaggacaaaaatgaaaatttttctaaaagcgccaaaaatggcaattttaggCCCATTTTTACAAAAAAAGAGTCTTCTGCAAACTCATTTAACCTGTTTTCATTAGAAAGACCATGTACTAAACCACTTAGAAAACTGTCTTTGGTTTTCCTGTGAGCATATGAGGCCCTAAAAATGAACTACAAAGTGGAGATAAACTGAAAATGGGTACTGAAATTAAATCTGACATCTTTCATTACATTCTTTAATTGTTTATTATTCTCTGTGGAAGATAATAGCAAAAGTCCTGATGACTAGGAAATGAGCTTGAGTCACGAAAACTGCAAGTAAgtaatctttttcttcttcttcttcttcttcttcttctctctatctctctgtctttTTCTTCTTAGCAACATCTGTACATTATTCTGCTCTgcaaaattctttttataaaaatgaaatggagTAAGCAATCCAATAAAAAGAATAGTTTTCTCTTCTTTTTGCTGTAATAATAAATTGAAGTAATCAcatttgaaaattgtaactatttgaGTTCAGTGTTATCAAAATTTCTTCCcaaacaatgtcatcagtgacacCATCTGGCCAGCAGTATAGTCTTCCTTATAACATTCTACAGTAAATTAATGAAACCTGTAAACAATTCAAGTAGCCTGAAGTAAACATAAGCTTAGGATCCTGAGAGAGACATCATCTGGGTTTGGTCTCTGACACTTATAGATATGTATTATCAGCTAGGGATCCTGTCTAAAGAAACCTTTTCAGGTTTGGAAACCTATGGTAAAGAAATCCACCTGGTGCTATTGTTGCAAAACTATTAGGTGCGGATCCTATGGCAATGGGGAGACTGGTTATCTTACTTTAAAAGAAACcagcagtggttaagccaccatggacAATACTAAAATATTTATACTATTTTTCATGTGCACACTAATGTTCCACCGTTTTGTCAACACAAAGTATGCTACACTTTAAACCAGAATTAAACCAGCACATTAGTAGAATCATACAATAAAAAGACTTACAAATAATTCTCTATAGCATGAATCTATTCCTAAAAATGTCAGAAGTTTATAACCAGTTGATTCTGTAATTATAGCAGGAAAATGGACTGAAATATATTATGATGAATCGTAACAGAAGTTTTTCAAGTTATTTGGACTTAATGTCACTTTCCAGTCATCACAAATGTAGATATTGCCTTCCCCATAGAGTACTAAACAATTGTAGAACATAGTAAAAGATGTCAGATTTAATTCGAGTACCAACAGAATGTGAGCCCATTTTGAATGCACCTCCATCTCATCATTGCTTTTatggcct
This Schistocerca nitens isolate TAMUIC-IGC-003100 chromosome 1, iqSchNite1.1, whole genome shotgun sequence DNA region includes the following protein-coding sequences:
- the LOC126235888 gene encoding uncharacterized protein LOC126235888 isoform X2, which codes for MDTSTIQEFTNCHRFGPMFWIALHIAFLLLFSNVLTKAEPQFLSGKEHVTTKAAEQLPPIWCYQCESMEPTGPCVNLSINASHDLGTKCPKERRMCMGIIYRNSLGKCLSEMDV